One Gemmatimonadota bacterium genomic window carries:
- a CDS encoding type II toxin-antitoxin system PemK/MazF family toxin, translating into MTHPTLSRGNVVLARFPFTDLTGTTLRPAVIVSQGQLGDDIVLVAISSVVRGTLAPTDYTVESNHPEFTSTGLRVTSVIRMHKLATVERSIIIRRLGSLGPQLQVEVDRLLRAVLAL; encoded by the coding sequence GTGACGCACCCAACGCTCTCTCGTGGCAATGTGGTCCTGGCGCGGTTTCCATTTACCGATTTGACCGGTACTACCCTTCGCCCCGCAGTGATCGTGTCCCAGGGACAACTCGGAGATGACATAGTGCTCGTGGCAATTTCCAGCGTTGTGCGCGGGACGCTTGCTCCCACCGACTACACTGTTGAGTCTAATCACCCGGAGTTTACCTCGACAGGCTTGCGCGTTACGTCCGTCATCCGGATGCACAAATTAGCTACAGTAGAACGGTCAATCATTATCCGTCGTCTCGGAAGTCTTGGTCCGCAATTGCAAGTCGAAGTAGATAGACTACTCCGTGCGGTGCTGGCACTCTAA